Genomic window (Planococcus sp. MSAK28401):
TGGACTACCTTGGTGTTCGGTGAGTCTGGTGATGGGACTGTGTTATGGACAATCGGCATGATCGAAATAACCGCTCAAAATTGGGAGCATGCCTGGTCATTATCATTCCGCGTCCTGGCGTTTTCAAGCATTTCGTTATTATTTGCTTTCACTACCGATCCTGTCCGGTTTATCCAAAGCTTGATGCAGCAAGGAAAACTGTCTCCGAAACTTGCTTTCAGTGTGCTGATCAGCTATCAATTCCTTCCTGTTCTAAAAACGGAATTCGAGCAGTTGCAGCAAGCTCACCGTCTCAGGGGTCCGGGTGCGAAACCAACGCCATTCAAACGAATAACAGCCTTGCGCCGCCTGCTCATCCCCCTGCTTGCCGGTGCTGTCAGAAAAGCCGAGCGCGCCGCCTTTGCGATGGAAGCGCGGGCGTTTACAGACGCAGCAAGATCTCATTACCGGGAAATCAAGATTGAGCACAAGGATTATGCATTGCTTGGCATGTTTTCATTGGTGCTCGTCTTAAGTTGCAGTGCAGTTTTTTGGACTTAATAAAACAACACCTCCGCAGTGAATGATCCAACTGCGGAGGTGTTGTTTGGGTTAACATAATAAGATTATCATCAAGCTATTGTAAATTGTCTTCAGCTGTCTATTTTACCGTAAGTGATTTCATCCTCGTCCTGGACATTGACGCCGTTTTTCACGTGAACAATCGTCCGTAAAATCAACTTGGCATTCACATTCTCGAGCACCCAGCGTTCATCCGGCACAATTTCGAATTGCTGCATGACGGTGTTCTTTGATTTTACGGATCCCGCAAATTCCAAGCTCTGCTTGGCAACTGGCGTTTCATAAAAATCAAAATCGCTGTCTTGCCGGTAATCTTCCACTAAGCGAATCACTTGAAGTTCGATATAATCGATTTCCTGATCGCCGCTTCCTCCGTCCAAGTAAACCGTGCCGTTCAAGGTTTCACCTTCTTCAAGATGCGGCCTCTCCACTACAGTGTCCACTTTGATCGAACCGATGCCGATCGAAGATAAAAAGTCTTTGAATTTCATAAAATCTATACCCCCAAAATTTGATAATTCTCCATACCACTTTCCTGTGCCTTATAAACAGGAAGCTTAAAGCTCGGTGTAGTCGTATTGATTATCCAAGTCCGTTTCGTATCGGTTATAACGCCGTTTGAACAGCTTGTACAGATGGCTGACGATGACCCGCAGCAAGGCATACATCGGAATCCCTAAAATGACCCCCACGACGCCAAACAAGGAGCCGGCCGTCAACAGGACGAAAATGATCGTGACAGGGTGGATATACATCGTCTTGCCCATTACTTGCGGCGAGATCAAATTACCTTCCACCAGCTGTACGACGGTCCACACAATTGCGAGTTTCACAAGCATGAACGGCGAAGTAACGAGTGCGATAATGGCAGCGGGCGTAATCGCGATAGCTGGACCGATATACGGCACGATGCTTGTCACCATCGCCAGCGCGCCGAGCAGCAGTGCATAATCCATACCGATGATCAAAAAGCCGATATAGACCATCACGCCGATGCAAAATGCGACGATGAGCTGGCCTTGGATATAAGCCCCCAATTGCTTGTCTGCGTCCCTTAAGACTTCTCTTGTATCGTCTCGAAATCTTGGCGGCAGCAACTTCAGGAAATAGTCCGGAAGTTTATCACCGTCTTTCAATAGATAAAACAGGATAAACGGCACGATGACAATCGACAGGATGACACCCGTGATCGTCG
Coding sequences:
- a CDS encoding energy-coupling factor transporter transmembrane component T family protein, whose product is MRRLLHEMNPSLKFLAVTACMLALAFFFNPWTPLMFFLGIVLVQLLFSQTNWKLWSLVMLPFVIGAFGYFWTTLVFGESGDGTVLWTIGMIEITAQNWEHAWSLSFRVLAFSSISLLFAFTTDPVRFIQSLMQQGKLSPKLAFSVLISYQFLPVLKTEFEQLQQAHRLRGPGAKPTPFKRITALRRLLIPLLAGAVRKAERAAFAMEARAFTDAARSHYREIKIEHKDYALLGMFSLVLVLSCSAVFWT
- a CDS encoding sporulation protein, which codes for MKFKDFLSSIGIGSIKVDTVVERPHLEEGETLNGTVYLDGGSGDQEIDYIELQVIRLVEDYRQDSDFDFYETPVAKQSLEFAGSVKSKNTVMQQFEIVPDERWVLENVNAKLILRTIVHVKNGVNVQDEDEITYGKIDS
- a CDS encoding AI-2E family transporter, with product MPPDDNRPPFFATNYIRFLGGRNTLFTLLILILIGLVVFIFREVSFIFNPLNVFMKTVVLPVVLALIFYYLLRPVLRLLERFKIPRIWGILIIFLGGIGLLTLLSLLVFPYVRDQFQNLIEEFPDYFMRLLNNTDQFLRNSLVGDYYQDSDFNIEALIATLPTSIADTLQATVTGIITRVTSWISTITGVILSIVIVPFILFYLLKDGDKLPDYFLKLLPPRFRDDTREVLRDADKQLGAYIQGQLIVAFCIGVMVYIGFLIIGMDYALLLGALAMVTSIVPYIGPAIAITPAAIIALVTSPFMLVKLAIVWTVVQLVEGNLISPQVMGKTMYIHPVTIIFVLLTAGSLFGVVGVILGIPMYALLRVIVSHLYKLFKRRYNRYETDLDNQYDYTEL